The Carassius carassius chromosome 9, fCarCar2.1, whole genome shotgun sequence genome includes a region encoding these proteins:
- the LOC132149095 gene encoding beta-galactoside-binding lectin-like: MNVMVVQNMSFKTGQTLTVTGVPSADSTNFAINIGHSAEDIALHMNPRFDAHGDQRTIVCNSFQDSKWCEEHREANFPFNQNEEFQIKITFTSEEFLMTLSDDSQIRFPNRQGAEKYKYMFFEGEGRIHGIEIK; encoded by the exons ATGAAT GTTATGGTAGTGCAGAATATGTCCTTTAAGACAGGACAGACTCTGACTGTTACAGGAGTCCCCAGTGCTGATTCCACAAA TTTTGCCATTAACATCGGTCACAGTGCTGAGGACATTGCTCTACACATGAACCCTCGTTTTGACGCCCATGGTGACCAGCGCACTATAGTGTGCAATTCATTCCAGGACAGCAAATGGTGTGAGGAGCACAGAGAGGCCAACTTTCCATTTAACCAGAACGAGGAGTTCCAG ATAAAAATCACTTTCACCAGTGAGGAGTTCCTGATGACTCTTTCTGATGATTCTCAGATTCGCTTCCCTAACCGTCAAGGTGCTGAGAAGTACAAATATATGTTCTTTGAAGGAGAGGGCAGGATCCATGGGATCGAAATTAAGTAG